In the genome of Cronobacter malonaticus LMG 23826, one region contains:
- a CDS encoding Fic family protein, which produces MLKPSDYAKAEGYNELVRAIGTVPANNLITHTVRALSVEDKEMLGVLLTIECKKLARLAGHFARLSPAHPGTPMQITEDEALEEAAQWIAGASTSTAGTAPLIKSYLSHYLNFGFSISSISDVEELHRRVAPGTSATPRGIVPNDTPVPSSFAGRELFSHQLGMSSVSAGSPHYPQCLFAWITGWHPFPDGNGRTARAAYAITSIRNRTWRPLTKSDEDRLSGL; this is translated from the coding sequence ATGCTGAAACCCAGCGACTACGCCAAAGCCGAGGGTTACAACGAGCTTGTTCGCGCCATTGGCACTGTGCCCGCCAATAATCTCATCACGCATACGGTCCGCGCGCTGAGTGTCGAGGACAAAGAGATGCTGGGCGTGTTACTGACGATTGAGTGCAAAAAACTGGCCCGGCTGGCAGGGCATTTCGCGCGGCTCAGCCCAGCGCATCCTGGAACGCCGATGCAGATAACGGAAGATGAGGCGCTGGAAGAAGCCGCGCAGTGGATTGCCGGGGCATCCACTTCAACGGCGGGCACCGCGCCGCTGATTAAAAGCTATCTCTCACATTACCTGAACTTTGGATTTTCGATCTCGTCGATTTCCGATGTCGAAGAGCTGCACCGCCGGGTCGCACCTGGCACCAGTGCCACGCCCCGCGGTATTGTGCCGAATGACACGCCGGTGCCGTCTTCGTTTGCCGGACGAGAGTTATTCAGCCACCAGCTTGGGATGAGTTCTGTCTCTGCCGGTTCGCCGCACTATCCGCAATGTCTCTTCGCCTGGATAACCGGCTGGCACCCGTTCCCCGATGGTAACGGCAGAACGGCACGCGCCGCGTATGCTATTACGTCCATCAGAAACCGCACCTGGCGGCCGCTCACCAAATCGGATGAAGATCGCC
- a CDS encoding choline transporter, which produces MTNPPASEKNRINPVVFYTSAALILTFSLVTIFFSELSAAWIQTAVNWVSATFGWYYMLAATLYIVFVIFMACSRYGDIKLGPEQSKPEFSLLSWSAMLFAAGIGIDLMFFSVAEPVTQYMQPPTGAGETIEAARQAMVWTLFHYGLTGWSMYALMGIALGYFSYRYNLPLTIRSALYPIFGKRINGPIGHTVDIAAVIGTIFGIATTLGIGVVQLNYGLKVLFDIPEGLTAQMALIVLSVIIATISVTSGVDKGIRFLSELNVILALGLILFVLFMGKTDFLLNALVLNIGDYINRFMGMTLNTFAFDMPRQWMNSWTLFFWAWWVAWSPFVGLFLARISRGRTIRQFVLGTLIIPFTFTLLWLSVFGNAALYEIIHGDAGFAQEVIAHAERGFYSLLAEYPAFKLSASVATITGMLFYVTSADSGSLVLANFTSKLKDINSDASNWLRIFWSVAIGVLTMGMLMTNGISALQNTTVIMGLPFSFVIFFIMAGLYKSLKVEDHRRASASRDTAPYIPSGNDRLSWKKRLSRLMNYPGTRYTQQMMETVIFPAMEDVAKELELRGGRVTLRKVAPEDETPLGYLDLRVHLGEEQDFIYQVWPQQYSVPGFTYRARRGKSHYFRLETFLLEGSQGNDLMDYNKEQVIIDILDQYERHLNFIHLHREAPGNNLVFPEV; this is translated from the coding sequence ATGACTAATCCACCTGCCAGTGAAAAAAACAGAATCAACCCCGTGGTGTTTTACACCTCAGCCGCGCTGATTCTGACTTTTTCACTGGTCACTATCTTCTTCAGTGAGCTGTCTGCGGCATGGATCCAGACGGCGGTTAACTGGGTCTCGGCGACGTTTGGCTGGTATTACATGCTGGCCGCCACGCTCTACATCGTTTTCGTTATTTTCATGGCCTGCTCGCGCTATGGCGATATTAAACTCGGGCCTGAACAGTCAAAACCCGAATTCAGCCTGCTGAGCTGGTCGGCGATGCTGTTTGCCGCAGGCATCGGTATCGACCTGATGTTTTTCTCGGTGGCCGAGCCGGTCACGCAGTATATGCAGCCGCCGACAGGGGCAGGGGAAACCATCGAAGCCGCGCGCCAGGCGATGGTCTGGACGCTGTTTCACTATGGTCTGACGGGCTGGTCAATGTACGCGCTGATGGGCATTGCGCTCGGCTACTTTAGTTATCGCTATAACCTGCCGCTGACTATCCGCTCCGCGCTGTACCCGATTTTCGGCAAGCGCATTAACGGACCTATCGGCCACACCGTCGATATCGCGGCGGTGATCGGCACCATTTTCGGCATCGCGACGACGCTTGGCATCGGGGTGGTGCAGCTTAACTACGGCCTGAAAGTGCTGTTCGATATCCCGGAAGGGCTGACGGCGCAGATGGCGTTGATTGTGCTGTCGGTGATTATCGCCACCATTTCGGTGACGTCGGGCGTCGATAAAGGTATTCGTTTTCTTTCGGAGCTGAACGTTATCCTGGCGCTGGGGCTTATCCTGTTTGTGCTCTTCATGGGCAAAACGGATTTTCTGCTGAACGCGCTGGTGCTCAATATTGGCGATTACATCAACCGTTTTATGGGGATGACGCTCAATACCTTCGCCTTTGATATGCCGCGCCAGTGGATGAACAGCTGGACGCTCTTTTTCTGGGCCTGGTGGGTGGCGTGGTCGCCGTTTGTCGGGCTATTCCTGGCGCGTATTTCGCGCGGACGCACCATTCGCCAGTTCGTGCTCGGCACGCTGATTATTCCGTTTACCTTTACGCTGCTGTGGCTCTCGGTGTTCGGCAACGCGGCGCTGTATGAGATCATTCACGGCGACGCAGGCTTTGCGCAGGAAGTTATCGCTCACGCCGAACGCGGCTTCTACAGCCTGCTGGCGGAGTATCCGGCGTTTAAACTGAGCGCGTCGGTTGCGACCATCACCGGCATGCTGTTTTATGTGACGTCCGCCGATTCCGGCTCGCTGGTGCTCGCGAACTTCACGTCGAAGCTGAAAGACATTAACAGCGACGCCTCGAACTGGCTGCGTATTTTCTGGTCGGTCGCCATCGGGGTGCTGACGATGGGGATGCTGATGACCAACGGCATCTCGGCGCTGCAGAACACGACGGTTATCATGGGGCTGCCGTTCAGCTTCGTCATTTTCTTCATCATGGCCGGGCTGTATAAATCGCTGAAGGTGGAAGACCACCGTCGCGCCAGCGCCAGCCGCGATACGGCGCCGTATATTCCGTCGGGCAACGACCGCCTGAGCTGGAAAAAACGCCTGTCACGCCTGATGAATTATCCGGGAACGCGCTATACCCAGCAGATGATGGAAACCGTGATTTTTCCGGCGATGGAAGATGTGGCGAAAGAGCTGGAACTGCGCGGTGGCCGCGTGACGCTGAGAAAAGTGGCGCCGGAAGACGAGACGCCGCTGGGGTATCTGGATCTGCGCGTGCATCTTGGCGAGGAGCAGGATTTTATTTATCAGGTGTGGCCGCAGCAATATTCGGTGCCGGGCTTTACCTACCGCGCCCGCCGCGGGAAATCGCACTATTTCCGCCTGGAAACCTTCCTGCTGGAGGGCAGCCAGGGCAATGATCTGATGGATTACAACAAAGAGCAGGTGATTATCGATATCCTCGACCAGTACGAGCGTCACCTGAACTTTATTCATCTTCATCGCGAAGCGCCGGGCAATAATCTGGTGTTCCCGGAGGTGTAA
- the betI gene encoding transcriptional regulator BetI — MPKVGMQPIRRRQLIDATLSTINDVGINDATIAQIARRAGVSAGIISHYFKDKNGLLEATMRDITRQLRDAVAARLRPLAQASTEARLLAIVEGNFDDTQVHSAAMKAWLDFWASSMHQPQLGRLERVSSRRLFSTLAAEFRRELPREQARLAAHGLASLIDGLWLRAALSGQPFNLETARTLTTQFIRQQLAGAAPHEKEE, encoded by the coding sequence ATGCCCAAAGTAGGAATGCAGCCGATACGGCGCAGGCAATTAATCGATGCAACGTTAAGCACCATCAATGACGTTGGAATCAACGACGCCACCATTGCGCAGATTGCGCGCCGGGCAGGCGTGTCAGCGGGCATTATCAGCCACTACTTTAAGGACAAAAACGGCCTGCTCGAAGCGACGATGCGCGACATCACTCGCCAGCTTCGCGATGCCGTCGCCGCCCGTCTCAGACCGCTCGCCCAGGCCAGCACCGAGGCGCGCCTGCTGGCAATTGTTGAAGGCAACTTCGATGACACCCAGGTGCACAGCGCGGCGATGAAAGCGTGGCTCGATTTCTGGGCCAGCAGCATGCATCAGCCGCAGCTCGGGCGGCTTGAGCGCGTCAGCAGCCGCCGCCTGTTTTCAACGCTCGCCGCGGAGTTTCGCCGCGAGCTGCCGCGCGAACAGGCGCGGCTGGCGGCGCATGGGCTGGCGTCGCTCATTGATGGCCTGTGGCTGCGCGCAGCACTCAGCGGCCAGCCGTTCAATCTGGAGACCGCCCGCACGCTTACCACCCAATTCATCCGCCAGCAACTGGCTGGCGCAGCACCCCATGAGAAGGAGGAATGA
- the betB gene encoding betaine-aldehyde dehydrogenase, whose protein sequence is MSRFAEQPLYIDGKYVPSAAGNTFRTINPANGDVLAEVHEAGKADVDSAVEAARKGQKIWATMTAMERSRILRRAVDILRERNDELAALETLDTGKPLSETQAVDIVTGADVLEYYAGLIPSLEGQQIPLRETSFVYTRREPLGVVAGIGAWNYPIQIALWKSAPALAAGNAMIFKPSEVTPLTALKLAEIYTEAGVPDGVFNVLNGSGAVTGQLLTEHPGIDKVSFTGGVASGKKVMANAAGSTLKDVTMELGGKSPLIIFDDADLDLAADIAMMANFYSSGQVCTNGTRVFIPAKWQAAFEEKIAARVARIKAGDVNDPATNFGPLVSFAHRDNVMRYIDNGIREGARVLCGGKRMTGAGFDNGAWVEPTVFTDCRDDMTIVREEIFGPVMSILTYEREDEVIRRANATDYGLAAGVVTQDLNRAHRVIHQIEAGICWINTWGESAAEMPVGGYKHSGVGRENGLMTLQNYTQVKSVQVEMTRFQSVF, encoded by the coding sequence ATGTCCCGATTCGCAGAACAGCCGCTTTATATTGACGGCAAATATGTACCCTCCGCCGCGGGTAACACCTTCCGGACCATTAACCCGGCAAACGGCGACGTGCTCGCCGAGGTGCATGAAGCAGGCAAGGCCGATGTCGACAGCGCTGTGGAAGCGGCCCGCAAAGGCCAGAAAATCTGGGCGACCATGACCGCGATGGAGCGCTCGCGCATCCTGCGTCGTGCGGTCGATATCCTGCGCGAGCGCAATGACGAACTGGCCGCGCTGGAAACGCTCGACACCGGTAAACCGCTGAGCGAAACCCAGGCGGTCGATATCGTCACCGGCGCCGACGTGCTGGAGTACTACGCCGGGCTTATCCCCTCGCTCGAAGGGCAGCAGATCCCGCTGCGCGAAACCTCTTTCGTCTATACCCGCCGCGAGCCGCTTGGCGTGGTGGCGGGCATCGGCGCGTGGAATTACCCGATCCAGATTGCGCTGTGGAAATCCGCCCCGGCGCTCGCCGCCGGCAACGCCATGATTTTCAAGCCGAGCGAAGTGACGCCGCTTACCGCGCTTAAGCTTGCGGAAATTTACACCGAAGCGGGCGTGCCGGACGGCGTCTTTAACGTGCTTAACGGCAGCGGCGCGGTCACCGGGCAACTGCTGACCGAACATCCGGGCATCGATAAAGTCTCGTTCACCGGCGGCGTCGCCAGCGGCAAAAAAGTGATGGCGAACGCGGCGGGCTCGACGCTGAAAGACGTGACGATGGAGCTGGGCGGTAAATCGCCGCTCATCATTTTTGACGATGCGGATCTCGATCTCGCCGCCGATATCGCCATGATGGCCAACTTCTACAGTTCAGGCCAGGTCTGCACCAACGGCACGCGCGTGTTTATCCCGGCGAAATGGCAGGCGGCGTTTGAAGAGAAAATCGCCGCGCGCGTGGCGCGTATCAAAGCGGGCGACGTGAACGATCCCGCCACCAACTTCGGCCCGCTGGTGAGCTTCGCGCACCGCGATAACGTCATGCGCTACATCGACAACGGGATTCGTGAAGGCGCGCGCGTGCTGTGCGGCGGTAAACGTATGACCGGTGCCGGGTTCGATAACGGCGCGTGGGTTGAGCCGACCGTCTTTACCGACTGCCGCGATGACATGACCATCGTGCGCGAAGAGATCTTCGGGCCGGTGATGTCGATTCTGACTTACGAGCGCGAAGACGAAGTGATTCGCCGCGCCAACGCCACCGATTACGGCCTCGCCGCAGGCGTCGTCACGCAGGATCTCAACCGCGCGCACCGCGTGATTCATCAGATTGAAGCCGGGATTTGCTGGATCAACACCTGGGGCGAATCCGCAGCCGAGATGCCGGTCGGCGGCTACAAACACTCCGGCGTTGGCCGTGAGAACGGGCTGATGACCCTGCAAAACTACACGCAGGTGAAATCCGTGCAGGTCGAAATGACCCGCTTTCAGTCCGTATTTTGA
- the betA gene encoding choline dehydrogenase yields MEFDYIIIGAGSAGNVLATRLTEDSDVTVLLLEAGGPDYRFDFRTQMPAALAYPLQGKRYNWAYETEPEPYMNNRRMECGRGKGLGGSSLINGMCYIRGNAMDLDNWAQQPGLERWTYLDCLPYYRKSETRDIGANDYHGGDGPVSITTCKPGNNPLFAAMIEAGVQAGYPRTDDLNGYQQEGFGPMDRFVTPKGRRSSTARGYLDTAKQRPNLKIITHATTDRILFENKRAVGVEYLHGASNTPQEVHARREVLLCAGAIASPQILQRSGVGNAELLKQFDIPVVHDLPGVGENLQDHLEMYLQYECKEPVSLYPALKWWNQPKIGAEWLFNGTGIGASNHFEGGGFIRSREEFAWPNIQYHFLPVAINYNGSNAVEAHGFQCHVGSMRSPSRGHVRIKSRDPRQHPAILFNYMSHEQDWQEFRDAIRITRQIINQPALDKFRGREISPGIDCQTDEQLDEFVRNHAETAYHPCGTCKMGSDEMAVVDGEGRVHGLEGLRVVDASIMPLIITGNLNATTIMIGEKIADNIRGRTPLPRSTARYFVAGDRPVRGEPLRS; encoded by the coding sequence ATGGAATTTGATTACATCATTATCGGAGCCGGATCCGCAGGGAATGTTTTGGCAACAAGACTGACCGAAGACAGCGATGTCACTGTATTACTGCTGGAGGCGGGTGGTCCTGACTATCGTTTTGATTTCCGCACGCAGATGCCGGCGGCGCTGGCGTACCCGTTACAGGGCAAACGCTATAACTGGGCCTATGAAACCGAGCCTGAGCCGTATATGAACAACCGCCGCATGGAGTGCGGGCGCGGCAAGGGCCTCGGCGGCTCGTCGCTGATTAACGGTATGTGTTATATCCGCGGCAACGCGATGGATCTCGACAACTGGGCGCAGCAGCCTGGCCTTGAGCGCTGGACCTATCTCGACTGCCTGCCCTACTACCGTAAGTCGGAGACGCGCGATATCGGCGCGAACGACTACCACGGCGGCGACGGCCCGGTCAGCATCACCACCTGCAAACCGGGTAACAATCCGCTGTTCGCGGCGATGATTGAAGCAGGCGTGCAGGCGGGCTATCCGCGTACCGACGATCTGAACGGCTATCAGCAGGAAGGCTTCGGCCCGATGGATCGCTTCGTCACGCCGAAGGGACGCCGCTCCAGCACCGCGCGCGGCTATCTGGATACCGCGAAGCAGCGTCCGAACCTGAAAATCATCACCCATGCCACAACCGACCGCATTCTTTTTGAGAACAAACGCGCGGTGGGCGTGGAGTATCTTCACGGTGCCAGCAACACGCCGCAGGAAGTTCATGCGCGCCGCGAAGTGCTGCTCTGCGCGGGTGCTATCGCCTCGCCGCAGATCCTCCAGCGCTCCGGCGTCGGCAATGCGGAACTGCTGAAACAGTTTGATATTCCGGTGGTGCATGATCTACCGGGCGTCGGCGAAAATCTGCAGGACCACCTGGAGATGTATCTGCAGTACGAATGTAAAGAGCCGGTCTCGCTCTACCCGGCACTGAAATGGTGGAATCAGCCGAAAATCGGCGCGGAGTGGCTATTTAATGGCACTGGTATCGGTGCCAGCAACCACTTTGAAGGCGGCGGGTTTATCCGCAGCCGTGAAGAGTTCGCCTGGCCAAACATTCAGTACCACTTCCTGCCGGTGGCGATAAACTACAACGGCTCGAACGCCGTCGAAGCGCACGGTTTCCAGTGTCACGTCGGTTCTATGCGCTCGCCGAGCCGCGGCCACGTACGCATTAAATCGCGCGATCCGCGCCAGCATCCGGCGATCCTGTTTAACTACATGTCGCACGAGCAGGACTGGCAGGAGTTTCGCGACGCCATTCGCATCACGCGCCAGATAATCAACCAGCCCGCGCTGGATAAATTCCGCGGCCGGGAAATCAGCCCGGGCATCGACTGCCAGACTGACGAACAGCTTGATGAATTTGTCCGCAACCACGCCGAGACCGCCTATCACCCGTGCGGCACCTGCAAAATGGGCAGCGATGAGATGGCCGTTGTGGATGGCGAAGGCCGCGTGCACGGACTGGAAGGCCTGCGTGTGGTGGATGCGTCCATCATGCCGCTGATTATCACCGGCAACCTGAACGCCACCACCATCATGATCGGCGAAAAAATCGCGGATAACATCCGTGGCCGCACGCCGCTGCCGCGCAGCACCGCCCGCTATTTTGTGGCGGGCGACCGCCCGGTGCGCGGCGAACCGCTGCGTTCGTAA
- a CDS encoding LysR substrate-binding domain-containing protein, which produces MRRKIPGSASLQAFEAAARHGNFARAAEELALTESAISRQIARLEALLDCKLFDRTGSRVRLNPTGARYAVRVRETLARLDMDAQYIRGIPEGGQHLELAALPTFTSRWLIPRLGGFRERHPDITLNIAARTEPFILSGSGFDAALHFDHPAWAGMRVTRLFEERLLPVCHPALLTTGNLNTLPRIHRRQNPQAWQEWANETSTALENPAQGVRYDLHEMAIAAALAGQGVALVPRRYVEDELARGALVAPWPEAVSLSKTFCLIKPAESGMNDPALAAFEQWLLDVMAEQETHP; this is translated from the coding sequence ATGCGCAGAAAAATCCCCGGCAGCGCGTCGCTGCAGGCGTTCGAGGCGGCCGCTCGTCACGGTAATTTCGCGAGAGCCGCCGAAGAACTCGCGCTCACCGAAAGCGCCATCAGCCGCCAGATTGCGCGGCTGGAAGCACTGCTCGACTGCAAGCTGTTTGACCGCACGGGGAGTCGCGTCAGGCTTAACCCGACGGGCGCGCGCTACGCCGTGCGCGTGCGGGAAACGCTGGCGCGGCTCGATATGGACGCGCAGTACATCCGCGGCATCCCGGAGGGCGGACAGCATCTGGAGCTGGCGGCGCTGCCGACCTTCACCAGCCGCTGGCTGATCCCGCGCCTCGGCGGGTTCCGTGAGCGTCACCCGGACATCACGCTTAACATCGCCGCCCGGACTGAGCCGTTTATTCTGAGCGGCAGCGGCTTTGACGCCGCGCTGCATTTTGACCATCCGGCCTGGGCCGGAATGCGCGTCACGCGGCTGTTTGAAGAACGGCTACTGCCGGTGTGTCACCCGGCGCTGCTGACCACCGGGAACCTCAATACGCTGCCGCGCATTCACCGGCGGCAGAACCCGCAGGCGTGGCAGGAGTGGGCGAATGAAACCAGTACCGCGCTGGAAAACCCGGCGCAGGGCGTGCGTTACGACTTACACGAGATGGCGATCGCCGCCGCGCTGGCGGGACAGGGCGTGGCGCTGGTGCCGCGCAGGTATGTGGAAGATGAACTGGCGCGCGGCGCGCTGGTGGCACCGTGGCCGGAAGCGGTGAGCCTCAGCAAAACGTTCTGTCTGATAAAACCGGCGGAATCGGGTATGAACGATCCGGCGCTGGCGGCGTTCGAACAGTGGCTACTGGACGTGATGGCAGAGCAGGAAACGCATCCGTGA
- a CDS encoding MBL fold metallo-hydrolase, which yields MEGHTFSSRQVGDYQVTALFDGAMAVGFELLGGIDAAAAGEIQSSHGVTPPATIDISGYLIRGHGRVMLVDAGTGGKNNAGGGLSAALRASGVVPEDIDTVFLTHGHPDHLGGLLREDGEPAYPHATLCLHPAESAFWHDEARLLTANERTQRNILLARRTLERYAPRLRFTDDADIAPGVRPVPLPGHTPGHTGLRIDSRAESLLIWGDIVHYPFIQTAHPSVTIAFDNDPAQAEITRQALLAQAARERLLIAGMHLGRQGFAYVQQTGDGYRLIPA from the coding sequence ATGGAAGGTCATACATTTTCGTCACGACAGGTTGGCGATTATCAGGTTACGGCGCTTTTCGACGGCGCGATGGCCGTGGGGTTTGAGTTGCTTGGGGGCATCGATGCGGCTGCCGCCGGCGAAATACAGAGCAGCCACGGCGTTACGCCGCCCGCTACGATAGACATCAGCGGTTATCTTATCCGTGGGCACGGCCGCGTCATGCTGGTTGACGCCGGAACCGGCGGCAAGAATAACGCCGGGGGAGGATTATCGGCTGCCCTGCGCGCCTCCGGCGTCGTGCCTGAGGATATCGACACCGTGTTCCTGACGCACGGCCACCCGGATCATCTTGGCGGCCTGCTGCGTGAAGACGGCGAGCCAGCTTATCCGCACGCCACACTTTGCCTGCACCCTGCGGAGTCGGCCTTCTGGCACGACGAGGCGCGCTTACTGACGGCAAACGAGCGCACGCAGCGCAATATCCTGCTGGCGCGCCGCACGCTTGAGCGTTACGCGCCGCGCCTGCGTTTTACGGATGACGCTGATATCGCGCCGGGCGTGCGCCCTGTCCCGCTGCCGGGTCATACGCCGGGCCATACCGGTTTGCGGATCGATTCACGCGCAGAGAGTCTGCTTATCTGGGGCGATATCGTGCACTACCCGTTTATCCAGACGGCGCATCCCTCGGTCACTATCGCGTTTGATAACGATCCGGCGCAGGCTGAAATCACGCGCCAGGCGCTGCTGGCGCAGGCCGCCCGCGAAAGGTTGCTGATTGCAGGAATGCATTTAGGCCGCCAGGGTTTCGCGTATGTGCAGCAGACAGGCGACGGTTATCGCCTGATACCGGCCTGA
- a CDS encoding GFA family protein, producing MNGQCHCGTVKFTVELTDGLNTARRCNCSYCRMRGAITVSAPLNGITVLEGKEKLTEYRFNTRQAAHYFCSVCGIYTFHQRRSNPDQYGVNVACLEGVSPFDFPEITVTEGIHHPNDGGGGVAGYLRYTPVEK from the coding sequence ATGAATGGCCAGTGTCACTGCGGTACGGTGAAATTTACTGTGGAACTCACGGACGGGCTGAATACCGCCCGCCGCTGCAACTGCTCTTATTGCCGTATGCGCGGCGCCATTACGGTGTCGGCACCGCTCAATGGTATTACGGTGCTGGAAGGTAAGGAAAAACTGACAGAGTATCGTTTTAATACCCGCCAGGCCGCGCACTATTTCTGTTCGGTGTGCGGCATTTATACTTTTCACCAGCGGCGTTCAAACCCGGATCAATATGGCGTGAATGTGGCGTGCCTCGAAGGCGTTTCGCCCTTTGATTTTCCAGAAATCACCGTCACGGAAGGCATCCATCACCCGAACGACGGTGGTGGTGGCGTGGCTGGTTATTTACGCTACACGCCTGTTGAAAAGTGA
- the iraP gene encoding anti-adapter protein IraP has translation MNNVIYSMIAKISKMDAEAKILTAQVEAQALLLSAMLMTIGKNGGMEEMIEGVKKAINAALDAEDNAFKSDTEILLNQFNELLSIACVLDKEKPELDIEALRKLSSSLTSDKQF, from the coding sequence ATGAATAATGTGATTTACAGCATGATTGCTAAAATCTCGAAAATGGATGCAGAAGCGAAAATTCTGACGGCTCAGGTAGAAGCGCAGGCATTGCTGTTAAGCGCCATGCTAATGACCATCGGGAAAAACGGTGGGATGGAAGAGATGATTGAAGGCGTGAAAAAAGCCATCAATGCGGCGCTGGATGCAGAAGATAACGCGTTTAAATCGGATACTGAAATATTACTCAACCAGTTTAACGAGCTGTTATCGATTGCCTGTGTGCTGGATAAAGAGAAGCCGGAACTGGATATTGAGGCCTTGCGTAAACTCTCATCCTCTCTCACCAGCGATAAGCAATTCTGA
- a CDS encoding MFS transporter, with amino-acid sequence MTLFTDLPGDEGLPGRERALAMIAVMTSTTMAVFDGAMVNIALPEMAHALNATAAQTVWVANGYLLSAAMTLAIFAALAGRIGFRTLFAAGVGLFTLASLGCALAPSLPWLVGMRLLQGVGGAATLSIAPAILRTIFPNRLLGRILGMNALLIATSTAIAPVLGGALLATLGWPWLFAINIAPGALALCLALCTLPDEKQPARGPFDVPGALLSALMLGAAVMASDALSLKALTGFGALALVAGLLFAWRLKRAPAPLLPPQLFANARFSLAALTSLASFVSQGMTFVALPFLFQSVYGYSALHAALLFTAWPVGIILVAPHAGRLADRYAPSVIATAGLALFVVGLVALALLPAHAAAWDISLRGLLCGIGFGCFQSPNNREMLAGAPREHSGYASGVLAIMRTFGQCLGAALVGVILTVGAAPASGVAEAAGVRFALWIAAAASLLALAFSLSRLRKR; translated from the coding sequence ATGACGTTATTTACTGACCTGCCCGGCGATGAAGGGCTGCCGGGGCGCGAGCGCGCGCTGGCGATGATCGCGGTGATGACCAGCACCACGATGGCCGTTTTTGACGGCGCGATGGTGAATATCGCGCTGCCGGAGATGGCGCATGCGCTGAATGCTACCGCGGCGCAGACCGTCTGGGTGGCGAACGGCTATCTGCTCTCGGCAGCGATGACGCTCGCGATCTTCGCCGCGCTGGCCGGGCGAATTGGTTTTCGCACGCTGTTTGCCGCGGGTGTCGGGCTGTTTACGCTCGCCTCACTTGGCTGCGCGCTCGCGCCGTCGCTCCCGTGGCTGGTCGGGATGCGTCTGTTACAGGGCGTGGGAGGGGCGGCGACGCTCAGCATCGCGCCCGCTATTTTGCGCACCATTTTCCCGAACCGGCTGCTCGGGCGCATTCTCGGCATGAACGCGCTGCTTATCGCCACCAGCACGGCCATCGCGCCGGTGCTGGGCGGCGCGCTGCTCGCCACGCTCGGTTGGCCCTGGCTGTTTGCGATTAATATCGCGCCGGGCGCGCTGGCGCTGTGTCTCGCGCTGTGCACCTTACCGGATGAGAAGCAGCCCGCGCGCGGGCCGTTTGACGTGCCGGGCGCGCTGCTCTCGGCGCTGATGCTGGGCGCGGCGGTGATGGCGTCAGACGCGCTGTCGCTTAAGGCGCTGACAGGCTTCGGCGCGCTGGCGCTGGTGGCGGGCCTGCTGTTCGCCTGGCGTTTAAAACGCGCGCCAGCACCGCTGTTGCCGCCGCAGCTTTTTGCGAACGCGCGGTTTTCGCTCGCGGCGCTGACCTCGCTGGCGTCGTTTGTGAGCCAGGGGATGACCTTCGTGGCGCTGCCGTTTCTGTTCCAGAGCGTGTACGGTTACAGCGCACTGCACGCCGCGCTGCTCTTCACCGCCTGGCCCGTCGGGATCATTCTGGTGGCGCCTCATGCAGGACGGCTTGCCGACCGCTATGCGCCGTCGGTTATCGCCACCGCGGGTCTTGCCCTCTTTGTGGTGGGGCTGGTGGCGCTGGCGCTACTGCCAGCGCACGCCGCCGCCTGGGATATCAGCCTGCGCGGATTGCTGTGCGGCATCGGGTTCGGCTGCTTTCAGAGCCCGAATAACCGCGAGATGCTGGCGGGCGCGCCGCGCGAACACAGCGGCTACGCCTCCGGCGTGCTGGCGATTATGCGCACCTTCGGCCAGTGCCTGGGCGCGGCGCTGGTGGGGGTTATCCTGACCGTCGGGGCAGCGCCTGCCAGTGGCGTCGCAGAGGCCGCAGGCGTGCGTTTCGCGCTGTGGATCGCCGCCGCCGCTTCGCTGCTGGCGCTGGCCTTTAGTCTCAGCAGGTTACGAAAGCGGTAG